Proteins co-encoded in one Megalops cyprinoides isolate fMegCyp1 chromosome 1, fMegCyp1.pri, whole genome shotgun sequence genomic window:
- the LOC118788936 gene encoding equilibrative nucleoside transporter 1-like, whose translation MTASKAPRDKYNAVWLIFFMLGLGTLLPWNFFMTATMYFTQRLRDTPAQASANLTDNNTAVIIDTRSVLEAKFNNVMTLCAMVPLLAFTCLNSFLHQRIPQKVRIMGSLIVILVVFLLTAVMVRVEVPPLTFFIITMIKIVCINSFGAVLQGSLFGMAGLLPESYTTPIMSGQGLAGTFAAFSMICALASGSELQDSAFGYFITACAVILMAIFSYMLLPRREFFQYFQDSHQPKASDEENKMNLLKENSENKPVLSHTEAESRAPVSMLAIFKKIWVLALSVCFAFTITIGTFPAVTVDVKSTIANGSAWDLYFIPVSCFLLFNLMDWTGRSLTAVCTWPGKDSSLLPILLLARTVFVPLFMLCNVQPRSNLPVFFQHDAWFIVFMIAFAFSNGYLASLCMCFGPKKVLPHEAETAGAIMAFFLSLGLALGAALSFVFRSLV comes from the exons ATGCTGTATGGCTGATATTTTTCATGCTGGGACTGGGAACACTTCTGCCATGGAACTTCTTCATGACCGCCACCATG TACTTTACCCAGCGTTTGAGAGACACTCCAGCACAGGCCAGTGCTAACCTGACAGACAACAACACAGCAGTGATCATTGACACTCGCAGCGTGCTGGAGGCCAAGTTCAACAACGTGATGACGCTGTGTGCCATGGTGCCCTTGCTGGCCTTCACCTGCCTTAACTCCTTCCTGCACCAGAG gaTCCCACAGAAGGTAAGGATCATGGGCAGCCTGATCGTGATCCTGGTGGTGTTCCTGCTGACAGCAGTCATGGTGAGGGTGGAAGTGCCTCCCCTCACcttcttcatcatcaccatgaTCAAGATTGTTTGCATCAACT CATTTGGAGCCGTGCTACAGGGCAGCCTCTTTGGCATGGCGGGGCTACTTCCTGAATCCTACACCACACCAATCATGAGCGGCCAAGGCCTCGCCGGCACCTTTGCTGCTTTCTCCATGATCTGCGCCCTGGCAA gtggctctgagctgcaggaCAGTGCATTCGGTTACTTCATCACAGCCTGCGCTGTGATCCTCATGGCCATCTTCTCTTATATGCTGCTGCCCAGAAGG GAGTTTTTCCAGTATTTTCAGGACAGCCATCAGCCCAAGGCCAGTGATGAAGAGAATAAGATGAATCTGCTGAAGG AAAACTCAGAGAACAAACCAGTCCTCAGtcacacagaagcagagagcagagcacctGTGTCTATGCTGGCAATCTTCAAAAAG ATCTGGGTGTtggccctgtctgtgtgcttcgCCTTCACCATCACCATCGGCACGTTCCCCGCAGTGACAGTGGACGTCAAGTCCACCATCGCCAACGGCAGCGCCTGGG ATTTGTATTTCATCCCTGTGTCGTGTTTCCTGCTTTTCAATCTGATGGACTGGACTGGGAGAAGCctgacagcagtgtgtacaTGG CCAGGGAAGGATAGCTCCCTGCTCCCCATCCTGCTGCTGGCACGCACGGTCTTCGTGCCTCTCTTCATGCTGTGCAACGTGCAGCCCCGCAGCAACCTGCCGGTCTTCTTCCAACACGACGCCTGGTTCATCGTCTTCATGATTGCCTTCGCCTTCTCCAACGGGTACCTGGCCAGCCTGTGCATGTGCTTCGGACCCAA aaaaGTGTTGCCTCATGAAGCAGAGACAGCCGGAGCCATCATGGCCTTCTTCTTGTCTTTGGGTCTGGCCCTGGGAGCTGCTCTGTCATTCGTTTTCCGAAGCCTTGTCTAG